Proteins co-encoded in one Pseudarthrobacter chlorophenolicus A6 genomic window:
- a CDS encoding M20 family metallopeptidase, with protein MQERAELLATAAEFVDSGLFREDLARLVSYPTESFSPQGRVALKSYLDDVIGPAFLAMGCTVDRFDSWRGGANSFLVATRHEDPELPTVLCYGHADVTDGQAGEWSAGRNPWTLSDEGDRWYGRGAADNKGQHWINIVSLRLLLEQQGRLGFNLVFLLEGAEEIGSPDLAEFAAEHQDLLRADVFIGSDGPRLAAGSPTVFLGARGGVSFELIADLRAGSYHSGNWGGLLRNPGTTVAAAVASLVDGHGTIQVPELLPAEIPDSVAAALDVLDLVPNPGDPQADPAWGDQTLSPAERLYAWNTLEVLALGAGNPDKPVNAIPGTARAALQLRFVPGTDVDNLEAAVRKHLDSAGFGMVELKMGTSFAASRIDPDNPWVAWAADSLAASTGRKATVLPNIGGSLPSYVFADVLGLPTLWIPHSHPGCQQHAPDEHLLVEVAREGLQIASGLFFDLANSHSPAPASADQPSLTVSSVS; from the coding sequence ATGCAGGAACGCGCAGAACTATTGGCCACAGCAGCGGAGTTCGTTGACTCCGGCCTCTTCAGGGAGGATCTGGCCCGGCTGGTCTCCTACCCCACGGAGAGTTTCAGCCCGCAGGGGCGCGTTGCGTTGAAGTCATACCTGGATGACGTTATTGGGCCCGCTTTCCTGGCGATGGGCTGCACGGTAGACCGGTTTGACTCCTGGCGGGGCGGCGCCAACTCCTTCCTGGTGGCCACCCGGCACGAGGATCCTGAGCTGCCCACCGTTCTTTGCTACGGGCACGCTGACGTCACCGACGGCCAGGCCGGAGAGTGGAGCGCCGGCCGAAACCCTTGGACGCTCAGCGACGAAGGCGACCGCTGGTACGGCCGCGGCGCCGCCGACAACAAGGGCCAGCACTGGATCAATATCGTTTCGCTCCGGCTGCTGCTTGAGCAGCAGGGCCGCCTCGGCTTCAACCTGGTGTTCCTCTTGGAAGGGGCGGAGGAGATCGGGTCCCCGGACCTCGCCGAGTTTGCCGCCGAACACCAGGACCTGCTCCGGGCCGACGTCTTTATCGGCTCCGACGGCCCCCGCCTCGCCGCCGGGAGCCCCACGGTCTTCCTGGGCGCACGTGGCGGCGTCAGCTTCGAACTTATAGCCGATCTGCGCGCCGGCTCGTACCACTCTGGAAACTGGGGCGGGCTCCTGCGGAACCCGGGCACAACGGTGGCGGCCGCCGTCGCGTCCCTGGTGGACGGGCACGGCACCATCCAGGTGCCCGAACTGCTCCCTGCCGAAATCCCGGACTCCGTCGCTGCTGCGCTGGACGTGCTGGACCTGGTGCCGAACCCCGGCGACCCCCAGGCGGACCCTGCCTGGGGAGACCAGACTCTCAGCCCGGCCGAGCGCCTCTACGCCTGGAACACCCTCGAGGTGCTGGCACTGGGCGCGGGCAACCCGGACAAGCCCGTCAATGCCATTCCCGGGACCGCCCGGGCCGCGTTGCAGTTGCGCTTTGTACCCGGCACGGACGTGGACAACCTTGAAGCGGCCGTCCGTAAACACCTGGACTCCGCGGGCTTCGGCATGGTGGAGCTAAAAATGGGCACCTCGTTCGCCGCCAGCCGCATCGATCCGGACAATCCCTGGGTGGCCTGGGCCGCGGACTCGCTGGCGGCAAGCACCGGCCGTAAGGCTACCGTCCTGCCCAACATCGGCGGCTCCCTGCCCAGCTACGTCTTCGCCGATGTCCTTGGCCTTCCCACCCTCTGGATCCCGCACTCCCACCCGGGGTGCCAGCAGCATGCTCCGGACGAACACCTCCTGGTGGAGGTGGCCCGGGAAGGCCTCCAGATAGCCAGCGGCCTGTTCTTCGACCTCGCCAATTCACACAGCCCCGCGCCTGCCAGCGCGGACCAGCCCTCCCTGACCGTCAGCTCCGTATCCTGA
- a CDS encoding MFS transporter has protein sequence MNSNAPRKSLAVIFVLCWLGLLADGYDLYVYGATLPGLIGHPPFNVTPAAAGAVGSIALVGMLLGSLIVGTLTDRLGRRRIFVSALALFSLAMLACAAAPSWELFAVFRFVACFGVGGLLPTAVALTNEFAPPGRKSLVLGAVLTGPAVGTVVASLSSLALLEGSGFRPVYAIGAAGLLIVPFAWFLLPESPSFLRTQLRTAEADRLEAAYGLTGSTESPAPSAVRSTRISPTRALFAEGTARTTVLLWAITVLSLLTIFGVSTWLPQIMRTAGFGVGSSVSFLLAYSVGAVVGTVLASIASQKFGPRPLVIVGFVSAAAALLLMSTNPPAALMTVLAAVAGFGGLGTQNMINDFIAQYYPAATRATGLGWALAVGRLGAIAGPTYGALLVSFGGGVPVAAMAFAAPALIGAVLMLALRTRTARRLAVAADAELVA, from the coding sequence ATGAACTCCAATGCCCCCAGGAAATCCCTGGCCGTCATTTTCGTGCTGTGCTGGCTTGGCCTGCTCGCTGACGGCTACGACCTCTACGTCTACGGCGCCACCCTCCCCGGCCTGATCGGGCATCCGCCGTTCAACGTCACCCCCGCCGCCGCTGGGGCCGTTGGCTCCATTGCGCTGGTGGGGATGCTGCTTGGCTCCCTGATCGTCGGCACACTGACTGACCGGCTGGGCCGGCGCCGGATCTTCGTCAGCGCCCTTGCCCTCTTCTCGCTGGCCATGCTGGCGTGTGCCGCAGCCCCCAGCTGGGAGCTGTTCGCGGTGTTCCGCTTTGTGGCCTGCTTCGGCGTAGGCGGCTTGCTCCCGACGGCGGTGGCCCTCACCAACGAGTTCGCCCCGCCGGGCAGGAAATCGCTGGTGCTCGGCGCCGTGCTGACGGGCCCGGCCGTGGGAACCGTGGTGGCGTCGCTCAGTTCGCTGGCCCTCCTGGAGGGAAGCGGCTTCCGCCCGGTGTACGCCATCGGCGCGGCCGGCCTGTTGATCGTCCCGTTCGCCTGGTTCCTGCTGCCGGAATCTCCATCGTTCCTCCGCACCCAGCTCCGCACCGCCGAGGCGGACAGGCTCGAAGCCGCTTACGGGCTGACCGGCAGCACCGAGTCCCCCGCCCCATCTGCCGTCCGGTCCACCAGGATCTCGCCCACCCGTGCACTGTTCGCCGAGGGGACGGCCCGGACCACCGTCCTGCTCTGGGCCATCACCGTCCTGAGCCTGCTGACGATCTTCGGCGTCAGCACCTGGCTTCCGCAGATCATGCGCACGGCCGGATTCGGCGTCGGATCCTCCGTATCGTTCCTGCTGGCCTACTCGGTGGGCGCCGTCGTCGGTACCGTCCTCGCGTCCATAGCCAGCCAGAAATTTGGGCCACGGCCGCTGGTGATCGTCGGCTTCGTGAGCGCGGCGGCAGCCCTCCTGCTGATGTCCACCAATCCGCCGGCCGCCCTCATGACGGTCCTTGCCGCCGTCGCAGGTTTTGGCGGACTGGGAACGCAGAACATGATCAACGACTTCATCGCCCAGTACTACCCGGCCGCAACGCGTGCCACCGGCCTGGGTTGGGCCTTGGCCGTGGGCCGTCTTGGCGCTATCGCCGGGCCAACATACGGCGCGTTGCTTGTGAGCTTTGGCGGCGGAGTGCCCGTGGCTGCCATGGCGTTCGCGGCACCCGCGCTGATCGGTGCCGTGCTGATGCTCGCCCTGCGCACCAGGACCGCGCGGCGTCTTGCGGTCGCGGCCGACGCGGAGCTGGTGGCCTGA
- a CDS encoding IclR family transcriptional regulator: MAGASKAAGAAPGIPGQPVVVRALSLLAQFTEQRRALNLSELSRLADLAPATALRMVRHLTEWGALEKLEDGRYVVGVRLWEIASLSPRGHGVRQIALPYLEDLYEVTRHHVLLAVREGPEAVLIDRLSSRTATEVAYRVGGRMPLSTTAVGQVLLAHAAADVQAELLARPDAQDVGPGWVPAKDLRALLAEVKQAGAAVVRRAHPSQTVSVAAPIRGAGGDVVAALSIVVPDAATQAHELVPLVRASALAISRSLGHQGKASGAWRHPAAR; the protein is encoded by the coding sequence GTGGCAGGAGCAAGTAAGGCAGCAGGGGCTGCGCCGGGGATCCCCGGGCAGCCCGTGGTGGTCCGCGCGCTTAGCCTGCTGGCCCAGTTCACCGAACAGCGGAGGGCCCTGAACCTGTCCGAACTGTCCCGCCTCGCGGACCTGGCGCCCGCCACCGCACTGCGCATGGTGCGCCACCTGACGGAGTGGGGAGCGCTGGAAAAGCTGGAGGACGGGCGCTACGTGGTGGGAGTGCGGCTGTGGGAGATTGCCTCGCTGTCGCCCCGCGGCCACGGCGTGCGGCAGATCGCGCTGCCGTACCTCGAGGACCTGTACGAAGTGACCCGCCACCACGTGCTCCTCGCCGTTCGCGAAGGCCCCGAGGCTGTCCTGATCGACAGGCTGTCCTCACGCACCGCCACCGAAGTCGCGTACCGGGTAGGTGGCCGGATGCCCTTGTCCACCACCGCCGTCGGGCAGGTCCTCCTTGCCCACGCTGCCGCGGACGTGCAGGCAGAGTTGCTGGCGCGGCCGGACGCGCAGGACGTCGGCCCGGGGTGGGTCCCCGCCAAGGACCTGCGTGCACTCCTGGCCGAGGTCAAACAGGCGGGCGCCGCCGTGGTGAGGCGTGCCCATCCGTCGCAGACGGTGTCCGTGGCGGCACCCATCCGGGGCGCCGGTGGGGATGTTGTGGCGGCGTTGTCCATCGTGGTGCCCGATGCCGCCACGCAGGCGCATGAACTGGTACCGCTGGTCCGTGCCTCGGCCCTTGCCATTTCCCGGAGCCTGGGCCACCAGGGCAAAGCCAGCGGCGCCTGGCGGCACCCGGCAGCGCGATGA
- a CDS encoding helix-turn-helix domain-containing protein produces MLTPALLYFDAVAQEGTLTEAAGKLHVSASAISRQINKLETSLGMPLFHRHARSTCRSSASPSGRRAGTSPCAPGRPLRWSR; encoded by the coding sequence ATGCTCACGCCGGCACTGTTGTACTTCGACGCCGTGGCGCAGGAGGGCACGCTCACCGAGGCCGCCGGCAAGCTTCACGTGTCCGCATCCGCCATCAGCCGCCAGATCAACAAGCTCGAAACTTCGCTCGGCATGCCGCTGTTCCACCGGCATGCCCGGTCAACCTGCCGTTCTTCGGCCTCGCCATCTGGAAGAAGGGCTGGAACTTCGCCCTGCGCACCGGGGCGGCCATTGCGCTGGTCTCGGTGA
- a CDS encoding MFS transporter: MTIPQQKNQSTARAAVAEPGAAPDSKAATRGIVAATIGNALEWFDIAIYALLAIYIGRNFFPSSDPGVELIQAFAVFGVSYLIRPLGGLVLGSFADRHGLKKGLTVTIRLMVLGTALLAFMPNYGTIGILAPIGIVLARLIQGFSAGGEFGAATAYLIAQNGKRKGFLGSFQFASQGLGSLIAAIFVAVLTTVLTDAQMTEWGWRIPFLFGLLVGPAGFLIRREMKEVPVQRGAAEEKHSPIRDVFATQKTGMLLAGGALAVSTALNFILQYMPTFAIKELGLEPGISFTSLIITGVILTFGTPLVGHLSDKYGRLNIMVPTVVVLLIAVVPLFMWVINAKSFLVLALVMTILGLLKASYFGALPSVMSDSFDVRTRATGLSFSYNTAVVAFGGFTPMIAAFLVQQTGQAVAPGYYLGVVAIISLVALATGVKLRGIR, translated from the coding sequence ATGACCATTCCCCAGCAAAAGAACCAGAGCACGGCCCGCGCCGCCGTCGCCGAGCCGGGCGCAGCGCCCGATTCCAAGGCGGCCACCCGGGGAATCGTTGCCGCCACCATCGGCAACGCCCTCGAATGGTTCGATATTGCCATCTACGCCCTGCTGGCCATCTACATCGGCCGGAACTTCTTCCCCAGCAGTGATCCCGGCGTCGAACTCATCCAGGCATTTGCCGTATTCGGCGTCTCCTACCTCATCCGTCCCCTGGGCGGACTGGTGCTGGGCTCGTTCGCGGACCGCCATGGGCTGAAGAAAGGCCTGACAGTCACCATCCGGCTGATGGTCCTGGGCACCGCGTTGCTGGCGTTCATGCCGAACTACGGCACCATCGGAATCCTGGCCCCCATCGGCATTGTCCTGGCGCGGCTGATCCAGGGCTTCTCCGCCGGCGGGGAATTCGGCGCCGCCACCGCCTACCTCATCGCCCAGAACGGCAAACGCAAAGGCTTCCTGGGCAGCTTCCAGTTCGCCAGCCAAGGGCTGGGGAGCCTGATCGCAGCGATCTTTGTCGCCGTCCTGACCACCGTCCTGACTGATGCGCAGATGACCGAATGGGGCTGGCGGATTCCCTTCCTCTTCGGACTGCTGGTGGGCCCGGCCGGGTTCCTGATCCGCCGGGAGATGAAGGAAGTGCCGGTGCAGCGGGGCGCTGCGGAGGAGAAGCATTCCCCCATCCGGGACGTGTTCGCGACTCAGAAGACAGGCATGCTGCTCGCCGGCGGCGCACTGGCAGTATCCACGGCGCTGAACTTCATCCTGCAGTACATGCCCACCTTCGCCATCAAGGAACTGGGGCTCGAGCCAGGCATCTCGTTCACGTCGCTGATCATTACCGGTGTCATCCTGACCTTCGGAACACCATTGGTGGGGCACCTCTCGGACAAATACGGCAGGCTAAACATCATGGTGCCCACCGTGGTGGTCCTGCTGATCGCCGTTGTACCCCTCTTCATGTGGGTCATCAATGCGAAGTCCTTCCTGGTGCTGGCACTGGTGATGACCATCCTTGGCCTGCTCAAGGCCTCGTATTTCGGTGCGCTGCCCTCCGTTATGTCGGATTCCTTCGACGTCAGGACCCGAGCAACGGGATTGTCCTTCAGCTACAACACGGCCGTGGTGGCCTTCGGCGGATTCACGCCGATGATTGCCGCCTTCCTGGTGCAGCAGACCGGACAGGCCGTGGCACCGGGCTACTACCTGGGCGTGGTGGCCATCATCAGCCTCGTTGCCCTTGCCACCGGTGTGAAGCTTCGCGGCATCCGGTAA
- a CDS encoding NADPH-dependent F420 reductase — protein MTTIGIIGAGHIGSQVARKAVELGYDVVISNSRGPETLADLVAELGPKARAATAAEAAAAGDFAVVTVPLKNYKDVPAEPLAGKIVIDTNNYYWERDGRVPALDNGEATTSGLLQEHLPQSKVAKGFNHIMAKDITTDGTPAGTDNRRALATASDYPEAAELVANLYDEFGFDTVNVGLLEESWRVERDRPAYVKRQNAAELKDNLAKAPRTV, from the coding sequence ATGACAACAATCGGAATCATCGGTGCAGGACATATTGGAAGCCAGGTTGCCCGGAAGGCAGTGGAGCTGGGCTACGACGTAGTCATCAGCAACTCACGCGGACCTGAGACTCTTGCGGACCTCGTGGCGGAGCTTGGCCCGAAGGCGCGGGCGGCAACCGCAGCTGAGGCGGCTGCGGCCGGCGACTTCGCCGTGGTCACGGTGCCGCTGAAGAACTACAAGGACGTCCCGGCGGAGCCGCTGGCGGGCAAGATCGTCATCGACACCAACAACTATTACTGGGAGCGCGACGGCCGCGTCCCGGCCCTGGACAACGGCGAAGCCACCACCTCGGGCCTGCTGCAGGAACACCTGCCCCAGTCGAAGGTGGCCAAGGGCTTCAACCACATCATGGCCAAGGACATCACCACGGACGGCACCCCGGCAGGCACGGACAACCGCCGCGCCCTGGCCACCGCCAGCGACTACCCGGAGGCCGCCGAGCTGGTGGCCAACCTGTACGACGAATTCGGCTTCGATACCGTCAATGTGGGCCTGCTGGAGGAAAGCTGGCGTGTTGAGCGCGACCGGCCGGCCTACGTTAAGCGGCAGAACGCCGCCGAGCTGAAGGACAACCTGGCGAAGGCACCCCGTACCGTCTGA
- a CDS encoding C4-dicarboxylate transporter DctA, with protein sequence MKIPNPEALKASSVPAKRKPLYKSLFFQILIAVVAGVLIGHFWPDLGSQLRPLGDGFIKLIKMIIAPLIFLVIVTGISAVGDVKAVGRVGVKALVYFTAATLFALLFGLVVGNVVQPGAGLNIDPATLSQADLDAKTGSAAPKDAASFILDVIPASVIGAFASNSLLQVLFFSVFFGAAIVVIGRERCMPVISLMETVLELIFKIMSWIMKVAPIGAFGAMAFIIGQYGLSTLSTYAVLIAACYGAAVVFIGLLFAVAWLTARVPLWQFLKYTREEFLLALGTASTEAVMPRIMTKLTNAGCSRATTGLVVPTGYSFNLDGAAIYLSISLLFLAQAFGHNLDLGQQLAALGVLLLTSKGMAGVPGSSFLALSATAAALGIFPVAGVALLLGADRLMDSMRVVVNLLGNCVATFVVSKWEGQFDRSVMVRAFKGEITNHDSAVMLGKEEDFQDQELQRISEGQEPSPKFRGGPNPGDIPRFQMSKSTQAGTGSSPE encoded by the coding sequence ATGAAGATCCCCAACCCTGAGGCACTGAAGGCGAGTTCGGTGCCCGCGAAGAGGAAGCCGCTGTACAAGTCGCTCTTCTTCCAGATTCTGATCGCCGTCGTGGCAGGTGTCCTCATAGGGCATTTCTGGCCGGACCTCGGATCACAGCTGAGGCCGCTCGGAGATGGCTTCATCAAACTCATTAAGATGATCATCGCGCCGCTGATCTTCCTGGTGATCGTCACCGGTATTTCGGCCGTAGGCGACGTCAAAGCGGTTGGAAGGGTTGGGGTCAAGGCCCTGGTCTATTTCACGGCGGCCACCCTGTTCGCACTGCTCTTCGGCCTGGTGGTGGGAAACGTGGTCCAGCCCGGCGCGGGCCTGAACATTGACCCCGCCACCCTGTCGCAAGCGGACCTCGACGCCAAAACCGGCTCTGCCGCACCCAAGGACGCGGCATCCTTCATCCTGGACGTCATCCCCGCCAGCGTGATCGGCGCGTTCGCCAGCAACAGCCTCCTGCAGGTCCTGTTCTTCTCGGTCTTCTTCGGCGCAGCCATTGTGGTCATCGGCCGGGAACGGTGCATGCCGGTCATCAGCCTGATGGAAACCGTCCTGGAACTGATCTTCAAGATCATGTCCTGGATCATGAAAGTGGCCCCCATCGGTGCCTTCGGTGCCATGGCCTTCATCATCGGCCAGTACGGCCTCAGCACGCTCAGCACCTACGCCGTGCTGATAGCCGCCTGCTACGGAGCCGCCGTCGTCTTCATCGGACTGCTGTTCGCCGTCGCCTGGCTCACCGCCCGCGTCCCGCTGTGGCAGTTCCTTAAATACACCCGCGAGGAATTCCTCCTGGCGCTGGGCACCGCCTCAACCGAAGCCGTCATGCCCCGGATCATGACCAAGCTGACCAACGCCGGCTGCTCCCGAGCCACCACCGGCCTGGTGGTACCCACCGGGTACTCCTTCAACCTGGACGGCGCGGCCATCTACCTGTCCATTTCGCTGCTCTTCCTGGCGCAGGCCTTCGGCCACAACCTGGACCTCGGCCAGCAGCTCGCCGCCCTGGGCGTCCTGCTGCTCACCTCCAAGGGCATGGCCGGCGTCCCGGGGTCATCCTTCCTGGCACTCTCCGCCACGGCCGCCGCGCTGGGGATCTTCCCGGTGGCCGGCGTGGCCCTCCTGCTCGGTGCGGACCGGCTGATGGACTCCATGCGGGTGGTGGTCAACCTGCTGGGCAACTGCGTAGCCACCTTTGTGGTCTCCAAGTGGGAAGGCCAGTTTGACCGCAGCGTCATGGTCCGGGCCTTCAAGGGCGAGATCACCAACCACGACTCCGCCGTGATGCTCGGCAAGGAAGAAGACTTCCAGGACCAGGAACTGCAGCGGATCAGCGAGGGCCAGGAGCCGTCACCCAAGTTCCGCGGCGGCCCGAATCCCGGCGATATTCCCCGGTTCCAGATGAGCAAGTCAACGCAGGCGGGCACAGGCAGCAGCCCGGAATAG
- a CDS encoding threonine/serine dehydratase, with protein sequence MISRTDVDEAAQRIAGLTRLTPVLEADSGQYPGPVSFKCEFLQHTGSFKARGALNRILASQERGELTPAGIVVASGGNAGLANAYAAARLGVPATVFVPAAAPAVKVAKLRDVGAAVVQGGAEYAVAYEAAVAHAAGTGAVYCHAYDQPEIAAGAGTVGLELLDQVPGVDTVLVAVGGGGLMAGIAAAVEGHAKVVAVEPEGAPTLHAALHAGSPVDVAVSGVAADSLGARSVGAIGFAVAVRAGVESVLVTDADIIAARSALWNGYRIVVEHGAAAAYAALLSGAYVPGPGERVAVVLCGANTDPATL encoded by the coding sequence ATGATCAGCCGTACCGATGTGGATGAGGCCGCCCAGCGGATTGCCGGCCTTACCCGGCTGACACCCGTTCTGGAGGCAGACAGCGGCCAGTACCCTGGGCCGGTTTCGTTCAAGTGCGAATTCCTGCAGCACACCGGAAGTTTCAAGGCACGCGGGGCGCTGAACCGGATTTTGGCGAGCCAGGAACGCGGGGAGCTGACCCCGGCGGGCATCGTGGTGGCTTCGGGAGGCAATGCCGGGCTGGCCAACGCCTACGCAGCTGCCCGGCTTGGCGTACCTGCAACGGTCTTCGTCCCCGCCGCGGCACCCGCCGTCAAGGTCGCGAAGCTCAGGGACGTCGGTGCCGCCGTCGTGCAGGGCGGTGCGGAATACGCGGTGGCTTACGAGGCAGCGGTGGCGCATGCTGCCGGGACCGGCGCGGTGTACTGCCACGCGTATGACCAGCCGGAGATCGCGGCCGGCGCGGGGACGGTGGGCCTGGAGTTGCTGGACCAGGTTCCTGGTGTGGACACGGTGCTGGTGGCCGTGGGCGGTGGGGGACTGATGGCCGGAATTGCCGCGGCCGTGGAAGGCCACGCGAAGGTGGTAGCGGTGGAGCCCGAGGGCGCACCCACCCTTCACGCTGCGCTGCATGCTGGGAGCCCGGTGGATGTGGCCGTGTCAGGTGTCGCGGCGGACTCGCTGGGTGCCCGCAGCGTTGGCGCGATCGGCTTCGCGGTGGCGGTCCGCGCCGGCGTCGAAAGCGTCCTGGTGACGGATGCGGACATCATCGCCGCGCGGAGCGCGCTCTGGAACGGCTACCGCATCGTGGTGGAGCACGGTGCCGCAGCTGCCTACGCGGCCCTGTTGTCCGGCGCTTACGTTCCGGGACCGGGCGAACGCGTGGCCGTGGTCCTTTGCGGTGCCAACACGGACCCGGCCACACTGTAG
- a CDS encoding nucleoside/nucleotide kinase family protein — MIIVLTGIDGSGKSTAARALVQAVRARGGKAMLLSNHAGRRTMSVLAARWGVQLPARAADAAETVLRVANVLVSHLRARRFDGMVVIDRHLHCQLALRSMKGLPRGRFLPWLLAALPQPAAVVHLDLEPAEAHRRITARGTDSETLADLSAFRDAYAGLPEFGGFIRVDASLPAAELVQRMLQAVDTLPGGPGESAEGAAVTN, encoded by the coding sequence ATGATCATCGTCCTCACCGGCATCGACGGCTCGGGCAAGTCGACGGCGGCCCGCGCCCTGGTGCAGGCTGTCCGGGCACGCGGCGGCAAGGCAATGCTCCTGAGCAACCACGCTGGCCGGCGCACCATGTCCGTCTTAGCTGCCCGGTGGGGCGTGCAGCTGCCGGCCAGGGCCGCGGATGCCGCCGAAACAGTCCTGCGCGTCGCCAACGTGCTGGTGTCCCATCTCCGTGCCCGCCGCTTCGATGGCATGGTGGTCATCGACCGCCACCTCCACTGCCAACTTGCCCTGCGCAGCATGAAGGGGCTGCCGCGCGGGCGCTTCCTGCCCTGGCTGCTCGCGGCACTTCCCCAGCCCGCCGCCGTCGTACACCTGGACCTCGAACCGGCCGAGGCGCACCGCCGGATCACGGCGCGCGGAACCGATTCCGAAACCCTTGCGGACCTGTCCGCCTTCCGGGATGCCTACGCGGGACTGCCGGAATTCGGCGGCTTTATCCGGGTGGATGCGTCCCTTCCCGCCGCTGAACTGGTACAACGCATGCTGCAGGCTGTTGACACACTTCCCGGCGGCCCGGGCGAATCTGCGGAGGGCGCAGCAGTCACAAACTGA
- a CDS encoding SMP-30/gluconolactonase/LRE family protein — MRRTAHRRTAAGLIALLALLAPSAVPASASPPSRDVIVLDGANSAEGIAEGRGTTFYAGELMTGDIFKGDIRDGKAERFIDVSTLDSNPRMAVGLKYDERTNLLFVAGGGTGKAFAYNAKTGRDAGAVDLAPGFINDVTVTEDGAWFTNSKRPELYFVPVSRSGKLGKMETRTLSDPSVALSDPANQFGLNGIASARNGKVLIVAHTFNEAVYTVDPDTGDTAKIDTPALPYVDGILVKGRTLWAVQNQQDKIARIKLSGDLSSGKLKEEITSKDFDVPTTVARFGDTLAAVNAKFNKMPPPTQYEVVLVPARSSDYDGGHGQDED, encoded by the coding sequence ATGCGCCGAACAGCACATCGCCGCACCGCCGCAGGACTCATCGCCCTCCTAGCGTTGCTTGCCCCATCCGCCGTCCCCGCTTCGGCCTCGCCGCCTTCCCGCGACGTCATAGTGCTCGACGGCGCCAATTCCGCCGAGGGCATCGCCGAAGGCCGCGGTACTACTTTCTACGCCGGCGAACTGATGACCGGTGACATTTTCAAAGGTGACATCCGAGACGGGAAGGCGGAACGTTTCATCGATGTCTCCACCTTGGATTCAAACCCCCGGATGGCTGTGGGACTCAAGTATGACGAGCGCACCAACCTGCTTTTCGTAGCAGGCGGCGGTACCGGCAAGGCCTTCGCCTATAACGCGAAGACCGGAAGGGACGCCGGCGCTGTTGACCTGGCGCCAGGCTTCATCAACGACGTCACCGTCACCGAAGACGGTGCGTGGTTCACCAACTCCAAGCGCCCGGAGCTGTACTTCGTCCCCGTCAGCCGCTCGGGCAAGCTGGGAAAGATGGAGACGAGGACCCTCAGTGATCCCTCTGTCGCCCTGTCAGACCCCGCAAACCAATTTGGCCTCAACGGCATAGCGTCGGCCAGGAACGGGAAGGTCCTGATCGTCGCGCATACGTTCAACGAGGCCGTTTACACCGTGGATCCCGACACCGGCGATACCGCCAAGATCGACACTCCGGCGCTGCCCTACGTTGACGGCATCCTGGTGAAGGGCCGCACCCTGTGGGCCGTGCAGAACCAGCAGGACAAGATCGCCCGCATTAAGCTCTCCGGAGATCTCTCATCCGGCAAGCTCAAGGAAGAGATCACCAGCAAGGACTTTGACGTCCCCACCACGGTGGCCAGGTTCGGCGATACCCTCGCGGCGGTGAACGCCAAGTTCAACAAGATGCCGCCGCCCACGCAGTACGAAGTGGTGCTGGTCCCGGCCCGCAGCAGCGATTACGACGGCGGCCACGGCCAGGACGAGGACTGA